In the Methanobacterium alcaliphilum genome, one interval contains:
- a CDS encoding sensor histidine kinase, translating to MALSEKIAGVKIDEFYTPITKFDPETRTFLSSGKLHEIDEGIYYITAGKIPQRTCQILEKTFGIKKTYVMGFSWQGEMFGSANILTKTKYDNEKLRYVETFLNVASVLLQRRKAEKELEDREKLLSLVTNNMLNLVGHVNQEGIFQYISPSVKSVLGYEVEDVLGKNVFDFIQKTHPDDVEKVMSTFIESNLSYTPGSVQHRFKCADGHYVWMESLGNPLFDEQKNYDGVVFSMTDISSIKSAEEKYKTSLKEKELVLRELHHRVKNNMQIISSLLNLQAKSLKDKRDIEIFKSSQSRVKSMAIIHEKLYDSPDFAHINLLDYIKSLLEELFAAYNSQENKIELKINVDNLVLDMETAIPLGLLINELVSNSLKYAFSDLESYENAEISIELKKEKSNYKLVVKDNGIGLPENFDLNKTKTLGMQLINNLTNQIDGDLELDRSIGTKFTIKFKEQGYKERI from the coding sequence ATGGCACTTAGTGAAAAAATTGCTGGTGTGAAAATAGATGAATTTTATACTCCTATTACGAAATTTGATCCAGAAACTCGAACTTTTCTCTCAAGTGGCAAACTGCATGAAATAGATGAAGGGATTTATTATATAACTGCCGGTAAAATTCCACAAAGAACTTGTCAGATACTAGAGAAAACATTTGGAATAAAAAAAACATATGTTATGGGTTTTTCCTGGCAGGGCGAGATGTTTGGAAGTGCCAATATACTTACTAAGACTAAATATGATAATGAAAAACTTAGATATGTTGAAACTTTTTTAAATGTTGCTTCTGTATTGCTTCAAAGAAGAAAAGCAGAAAAAGAACTCGAAGATAGAGAAAAATTACTTAGTTTAGTTACAAATAACATGCTCAACTTAGTAGGCCATGTTAACCAGGAAGGAATATTTCAATATATAAGCCCTTCAGTAAAGAGTGTGCTGGGTTATGAAGTTGAAGATGTTTTAGGGAAAAATGTATTCGATTTTATACAAAAAACACATCCAGATGATGTGGAAAAAGTAATGAGCACATTTATTGAATCCAATCTTTCATATACTCCAGGTAGTGTTCAGCACCGTTTCAAATGTGCTGATGGCCATTATGTGTGGATGGAATCTTTAGGAAATCCTCTTTTTGATGAACAAAAAAATTATGATGGGGTTGTGTTTAGCATGACTGACATCAGTTCTATTAAATCTGCCGAAGAAAAATATAAAACATCTCTAAAAGAGAAAGAACTGGTTCTAAGAGAACTTCATCACAGGGTAAAAAATAATATGCAGATCATATCCAGCCTTCTGAATCTACAGGCAAAATCCTTAAAAGATAAAAGAGATATTGAAATTTTTAAAAGCAGCCAAAGCAGGGTTAAATCAATGGCCATTATTCATGAAAAATTATATGATTCTCCAGATTTTGCCCATATTAACTTATTAGACTACATTAAGAGTTTACTCGAGGAACTTTTCGCCGCATATAATTCCCAAGAAAACAAGATTGAATTAAAAATAAATGTGGATAACTTGGTATTGGATATGGAAACAGCTATTCCCCTGGGGCTTTTAATTAATGAACTTGTTAGTAACTCACTTAAATATGCTTTTTCAGATCTTGAAAGTTATGAAAATGCCGAGATATCTATCGAACTTAAAAAAGAAAAATCCAATTATAAATTGGTAGTGAAGGATAATGGAATAGGGCTACCTGAGAATTTCGATTTGAATAAAACAAAAACTCTGGGTATGCAATTAATAAATAATCTTACAAATCAAATTGATGGTGATTTAGAGTTAGATAGATCTATTGGAACAAAATTCACTATTAAATTTAAGGAACAGGGCTATAAAGAAAGAATTTAA
- a CDS encoding class I SAM-dependent methyltransferase translates to MKEFEKYVSKNMNILDVGCGYGRTLNELHHQGFINLTGMDFSQGMIDRGLKNYPDLNIFKNDEDTLPFPENEFDAVILIAVLTCTPDSHKQDQIVEEISRVLKDGGILYINDYSINTDKRNISRYQKFEDKYGTYGIFELPEGAILRHHTSEHVFRITKNFKQIVFEEMIYDTMNGNESKGFYYIGQLKKL, encoded by the coding sequence ATGAAAGAATTTGAAAAATACGTTTCTAAGAATATGAATATACTGGATGTGGGTTGTGGTTATGGTCGAACTTTAAATGAACTCCACCACCAGGGGTTTATTAATTTGACAGGTATGGATTTCTCCCAAGGCATGATTGATCGTGGCCTTAAAAACTACCCAGATCTAAATATTTTTAAAAACGACGAAGATACATTACCATTTCCAGAAAATGAATTTGATGCTGTCATCCTTATTGCAGTTTTAACTTGCACTCCCGATTCCCATAAACAAGACCAAATAGTTGAAGAAATCTCAAGAGTTTTAAAAGACGGTGGAATTTTATATATAAATGATTACTCCATTAATACAGATAAACGTAATATTAGTCGATACCAAAAATTCGAAGACAAATATGGAACATATGGAATTTTTGAACTTCCAGAAGGAGCTATATTAAGACATCATACCTCCGAACATGTTTTTAGAATAACTAAAAATTTTAAACAGATAGTTTTCGAAGAAATGATTTATGATACTATGAATGGTAATGAATCCAAGGGATTTTATTATATCGGGCAGTTGAAAAAATTATGA
- the guaA gene encoding glutamine-hydrolyzing GMP synthase has translation MLNPSDFIKESIEGIKKTVGDGTAVIALSGGVDSSVASVLTKEALGENLIAVFVDHGLLREGEAEYVQKTFEPRLNFRYVDASEEFLAALDGVSDPEEKRKIIGEIFINVFERVAEEVDAEFLVQGTIAPDWIESEGDIKSHHNVALPHGLVLELIEPIRELYKDEVRIIGSELGLPNEMVLRQPYPGPGLAVRVVGKLTPEKIEICRKANAIVEEEVHKESLDETLWQYFAVLTDTKVTGVKGDIRDYGYLVVLRMVESMDAMTADVPELPWKMVKIISRRITAEIPEVTHVALSVSDKPPSTIEFA, from the coding sequence ATGTTAAATCCATCTGATTTTATTAAAGAATCGATTGAAGGAATTAAAAAAACTGTTGGGGACGGAACAGCTGTAATAGCACTTTCTGGTGGTGTTGATAGTTCTGTGGCATCAGTATTAACTAAAGAAGCGTTAGGAGAAAATTTAATTGCAGTATTTGTGGATCACGGTCTTTTAAGAGAAGGTGAAGCAGAATATGTACAAAAAACATTTGAACCACGTCTTAATTTCCGTTATGTTGACGCTTCAGAAGAATTTTTAGCTGCCCTCGATGGAGTAAGTGATCCTGAAGAAAAACGAAAAATCATTGGGGAAATATTCATCAATGTATTTGAACGGGTGGCAGAAGAAGTTGATGCTGAATTCTTGGTACAGGGAACCATTGCCCCAGACTGGATTGAAAGTGAAGGGGATATCAAATCACATCACAATGTAGCCTTACCACATGGGTTGGTTTTAGAACTTATTGAACCTATAAGAGAACTCTACAAAGATGAAGTAAGGATTATTGGAAGCGAATTAGGGCTTCCCAATGAAATGGTTCTTCGCCAACCATATCCTGGCCCCGGCCTAGCAGTTAGAGTAGTTGGTAAGCTAACTCCAGAAAAAATCGAAATTTGTAGAAAAGCAAATGCCATAGTTGAAGAAGAAGTTCATAAAGAAAGTTTAGATGAAACACTGTGGCAGTATTTTGCTGTTTTAACAGATACTAAAGTTACTGGAGTAAAGGGAGATATCAGGGATTACGGGTATCTAGTAGTACTAAGAATGGTTGAATCTATGGATGCTATGACTGCAGATGTTCCAGAACTACCATGGAAAATGGTCAAAATAATATCCAGAAGGATCACTGCTGAAATACCGGAAGTAACACACGTAGCACTTTCCGTAAGTGATAAACCCCCAAGTACTATTGAATTTGCTTAA
- a CDS encoding Nre family DNA repair protein, with amino-acid sequence MIRSKNAYLQKLTANMKMRSVNVGQELDGSTPPSVFIGSWNYPQVYAGPMMVPQQGDTYIMDSPESWIPGQKTQEDIIGYRLSLVRGKQRIGIQDIDNSFVQKLQDISMASKSIDSEAKFNKRPRGLSFSEETTPHGPSAILEKFDIDSVKWDRELEKAFYDTDLKAKDALTDLHQEKVPFSSMQKAFSVGAMGTEKRRRLVPTRWSITACDSTLADYLLKRVRNYNILDMHRVYEFSSLNNYYAVILIPTEWQYEWMEAFIRVLGKEELIFSDYENNGGKKEYSRVGGCYYTCKMGVLDALDKEKIQAGVIVLREAYSGYVPLGVFNVRENIKYAMEQPYTEFEDLKSSLKYVGSKLKIPMSKFVKKSDLLKEVLRSRQTTLDNFFKK; translated from the coding sequence ATGATAAGAAGTAAAAATGCCTATCTTCAGAAACTCACCGCTAATATGAAAATGCGGTCAGTGAATGTAGGTCAAGAACTGGATGGGAGCACACCACCCTCTGTTTTTATAGGTAGCTGGAACTATCCCCAGGTTTATGCAGGGCCTATGATGGTTCCTCAACAGGGCGATACTTATATAATGGATTCACCAGAATCATGGATTCCCGGACAAAAAACTCAGGAAGACATTATTGGATACCGTTTATCACTGGTACGTGGAAAACAGCGCATTGGTATTCAAGACATTGATAATTCGTTCGTGCAAAAACTTCAAGATATTTCAATGGCATCTAAATCAATTGATAGTGAAGCAAAATTCAATAAACGTCCAAGAGGACTCTCTTTTAGTGAAGAAACCACACCCCATGGACCCAGCGCCATACTGGAAAAGTTTGATATAGATAGTGTTAAATGGGACCGTGAACTGGAAAAAGCGTTTTATGATACTGATTTAAAAGCAAAGGACGCTTTGACTGATTTACATCAAGAGAAAGTTCCATTTTCAAGTATGCAAAAAGCATTCTCTGTAGGTGCTATGGGTACTGAAAAAAGAAGACGTTTGGTGCCTACCCGGTGGTCAATTACAGCTTGCGATAGTACCTTAGCTGATTATTTACTAAAAAGAGTTAGAAATTACAATATATTAGATATGCATAGGGTTTATGAATTTTCCAGCTTAAATAATTATTATGCAGTTATTTTGATCCCTACTGAATGGCAGTATGAATGGATGGAAGCTTTTATACGCGTTTTAGGTAAAGAAGAACTCATATTCTCAGATTATGAAAATAACGGCGGTAAAAAAGAATATTCAAGAGTAGGTGGCTGTTATTACACATGTAAAATGGGTGTCCTAGATGCTCTTGATAAAGAAAAAATACAGGCAGGAGTTATTGTTTTAAGAGAAGCTTATTCTGGTTACGTCCCATTGGGAGTTTTTAATGTGCGTGAAAACATCAAGTATGCTATGGAACAACCTTATACTGAATTTGAAGATCTTAAATCATCTTTAAAATACGTCGGGAGTAAATTAAAAATCCCAATGAGTAAGTTTGTAAAAAAGAGTGATCTTCTAAAAGAAGTTTTAAGATCAAGACAAACAACATTAGATAACTTTTTTAAAAAGTAA
- a CDS encoding SGNH/GDSL hydrolase family protein has protein sequence MKTILCYGDSNTWGYNPATGDRFNRDKRWPGVIRNDLGEGYHIIEEGLNGRTTVWDDPLHGGYKNGKNYLIPCLSTHKPLNLVILFLGTNDLKMRFSLSAFEISQGLRVLTDIILKSESGINGRPPQLLLIAPPPVKTIPPISRFSEEFSESEIKSQKLGEYYQQVAEEYGCEFFNAAHIVTSSSLDGIHLDEKEHIKLGHKLAEFVRNLNL, from the coding sequence ATGAAAACAATTTTATGTTATGGTGATTCTAATACTTGGGGATATAACCCGGCCACAGGAGATCGGTTTAATAGGGATAAACGATGGCCCGGAGTAATAAGAAATGATCTTGGGGAAGGTTACCATATTATTGAGGAAGGATTAAATGGCCGCACTACAGTATGGGATGATCCATTGCATGGGGGTTATAAAAATGGTAAAAACTATTTAATTCCATGTTTATCTACTCATAAACCTTTAAATTTAGTCATATTATTTTTAGGAACTAATGATTTGAAAATGAGGTTTTCACTATCTGCTTTCGAAATCTCACAAGGATTAAGAGTTTTGACAGACATTATTCTTAAAAGTGAATCTGGTATAAATGGAAGGCCACCTCAACTACTTTTAATCGCCCCTCCACCTGTTAAAACTATCCCGCCCATTTCTCGATTTTCTGAAGAATTTAGTGAATCTGAAATTAAATCTCAAAAATTAGGTGAATATTATCAGCAAGTTGCTGAAGAATATGGCTGTGAATTTTTTAATGCTGCACATATAGTCACTTCTAGCAGTTTAGATGGTATTCACCTGGATGAGAAGGAACACATCAAGTTAGGACATAAATTAGCAGAATTTGTTAGAAATTTAAATCTATAA
- a CDS encoding ketopantoate reductase family protein, whose protein sequence is MTKNQKIGSQINKICIYGVGGVGGFFGGTMAHNLAKKMDKSLEIGFIARGEHLKKIKENGLILKTLQKEITVHPQYAGDDFKKLQSPDLILLCVKEYDLNKSVNEISQNIDENTIILPLLNGVDIYRRIREKISKGIILPACVYVGTHIEKPGVIVQSGGDGKIIVGDDPENPDFDMDILLDLFKYLKINNEYQADVFPAIWEKYIFITSFGLVSTAYDKTLGEIMENSELKDLVRDVMREILTLAELEGVKLHNNIITESLEKGNNFPYDTTTSYHKDVQLKGSKNEGDLFGGTVIRLSAQYGIKSPLSEKLYSIIQDRTH, encoded by the coding sequence ATGACTAAAAATCAGAAAATAGGTTCTCAAATAAATAAGATTTGCATATATGGTGTTGGTGGTGTTGGTGGATTTTTTGGAGGTACTATGGCACATAATCTTGCAAAAAAAATGGATAAATCTTTAGAAATAGGTTTCATAGCTCGAGGAGAACATTTAAAAAAAATTAAAGAGAATGGTTTGATTTTAAAAACACTCCAAAAAGAGATAACTGTGCATCCCCAATATGCGGGTGATGATTTTAAAAAATTGCAAAGTCCTGATTTAATTTTACTCTGCGTCAAAGAATATGATCTTAATAAATCAGTTAATGAAATTTCTCAAAATATTGATGAAAACACAATCATACTTCCATTATTAAACGGAGTTGATATATACCGCAGAATAAGGGAAAAAATCTCTAAAGGGATAATACTGCCTGCTTGTGTATATGTAGGAACCCATATTGAAAAACCAGGGGTAATTGTTCAAAGTGGAGGGGATGGAAAGATAATAGTAGGGGATGATCCGGAAAATCCTGATTTTGATATGGATATATTATTAGATCTTTTCAAATATCTAAAAATTAATAATGAATATCAGGCTGATGTGTTTCCAGCCATTTGGGAAAAATATATTTTCATTACATCATTTGGATTGGTTTCTACGGCATATGATAAAACTTTAGGAGAAATAATGGAAAATAGTGAATTAAAAGATTTGGTTAGGGATGTAATGAGGGAAATTTTAACTCTTGCTGAATTAGAAGGAGTAAAATTACATAATAATATCATCACGGAATCATTAGAAAAGGGGAATAATTTCCCCTATGATACCACTACCTCTTATCATAAAGATGTGCAATTAAAGGGATCAAAAAATGAAGGTGATCTTTTTGGGGGAACAGTAATTCGATTAAGTGCACAATATGGTATTAAAAGTCCTTTGAGTGAGAAATTGTATTCAATTATTCAAGACAGGACCCATTAA
- the msrB gene encoding peptide-methionine (R)-S-oxide reductase MsrB yields MISKKSENSKIFIYFVKTGEIEQVDKICKSDEEWKNILSNKQFEVSRKKGTELAFTGKYHDYHKDGIYRCVCCGTDLFDSKTKFDSGTGWPSFWDVVAEENIIKKMDHSLLMLRTEILCARCNAHLGHVFKDGPDPTGLRYCMNSASLSFIPRKEI; encoded by the coding sequence ATGATTTCAAAAAAATCCGAAAATAGCAAAATATTTATTTATTTTGTCAAAACAGGTGAAATAGAACAGGTCGATAAAATATGTAAAAGCGATGAAGAATGGAAAAATATTCTATCAAATAAACAATTTGAAGTATCGCGGAAAAAAGGAACCGAATTAGCTTTTACAGGGAAATACCACGACTATCACAAAGATGGAATTTACCGGTGCGTGTGTTGTGGAACTGATCTTTTTGATTCAAAAACAAAATTCGACTCTGGGACGGGGTGGCCCAGTTTTTGGGATGTTGTAGCTGAAGAAAATATAATAAAAAAAATGGACCATAGTTTATTAATGCTCCGAACAGAAATCTTATGTGCCCGGTGCAATGCTCATTTGGGGCACGTGTTTAAAGATGGTCCAGACCCTACAGGGCTGCGTTACTGTATGAATTCTGCTTCCTTGAGTTTTATTCCTAGAAAAGAGATATAA
- a CDS encoding PEP/pyruvate-binding domain-containing protein — MANEKHYIIDLHEKDFSIKKIGGKAVNLAKLSSAGFNIPPAFIVSVESYDAFIKNKLESEISKILNSIDFNNEKSIFKGSSSIKNLILNEQFPPNMFLEISAKINDLSDGYYAVRSSAVAEDLPDASFAGQQDSFLNIKKEDILKKIVECWASYWNHRAIKYRHDSSIGHLDSEINVAGIAVIVQKMVNADISGVTFTTNPVNGNDDIVVESTWGLGESIASGIVTPDIFVMSRDGTILEKNIKEKEKGYFLKNGENALIDINEEQMMKSSLNNEILKRLLKIALNLEKFFNLAQDIEWAIECGKSPENPQIYILQSRPVTTLSDTSDKDDILWTRAYGDEYWADATTPLFYDVMGKMLTDYVNHEGARIMGYKEITNTKLLKLHKSRVYFNTWVLEKAFSYYPKFARSKELLNYFPLEDQERISRYPSILHKTLISQILVAIRDPDGMMHRTNKAYLKWANDFMEKCRDFDQTDLSTLSDSDLLPIYDDIEKSGIKHYQLIRYGMVSHSIATNLMIKNWLVKWLDDKDGSLYAGLISGLDDNKTVEMNIRFSDLAQIMRKDHYLLQKINATPDLSSLGQTEIEELISINDNFKKDFDLFIEDYGHRSNTREILYPRWQEDKAYVLEVIKLLSSSDLDLRKKELESQRHRAETEKKVFTRIKKQKRGYFKAKIFSVVLNLAQTYLTFRENQRFYLDHLLFRQRLILKEMAKRLVLKKIIAEIDDAFFLHEKELFSFFDGVSSDKSILELMDEVLKRKKEFFRYKSSLPPKFLKNGIEFDDTVMEYGKNAVYGAAASPGTFQGIARIIESIEDLSKLEENEILITSNTDPAWTAIFSKIGGLITETGGILSHGAVISREYRIPAVTAVKGATKIFKTGNELIIDGNEGTVYKKE; from the coding sequence ATGGCGAATGAAAAGCATTACATCATAGACCTTCACGAAAAAGATTTTTCCATAAAAAAAATTGGAGGCAAAGCAGTTAATCTAGCCAAACTATCATCTGCAGGTTTTAATATTCCTCCAGCATTCATTGTTTCAGTAGAATCTTATGATGCATTTATTAAAAATAAATTAGAAAGCGAAATATCTAAAATTCTCAATTCAATTGATTTTAACAACGAAAAATCGATTTTTAAAGGATCTTCTTCAATAAAAAATTTAATACTAAACGAACAATTCCCTCCAAACATGTTTTTAGAGATCTCTGCAAAAATAAACGATCTTTCTGATGGGTATTATGCAGTTAGGTCATCTGCTGTAGCTGAAGATCTTCCAGATGCCAGTTTTGCTGGACAGCAAGATAGTTTTCTAAATATTAAAAAAGAAGATATTTTAAAAAAAATCGTGGAATGCTGGGCATCTTACTGGAATCACCGTGCCATCAAATACAGACATGATTCATCCATTGGGCATTTAGACAGCGAGATAAATGTTGCAGGAATAGCAGTAATAGTGCAGAAAATGGTCAATGCAGATATAAGTGGGGTGACATTCACCACCAACCCCGTTAATGGTAATGATGATATTGTAGTTGAATCCACCTGGGGTTTGGGTGAATCTATTGCATCAGGAATAGTTACCCCTGATATTTTTGTTATGAGTCGTGATGGAACTATACTTGAAAAAAATATTAAAGAAAAAGAAAAAGGCTATTTCCTCAAAAATGGTGAAAATGCATTAATTGATATTAATGAAGAACAGATGATGAAATCCAGCCTTAACAATGAAATACTGAAACGTTTATTAAAAATTGCCCTTAATCTTGAAAAATTCTTTAATCTGGCACAGGATATTGAATGGGCCATTGAATGTGGAAAAAGTCCTGAAAATCCTCAAATTTATATTCTTCAATCAAGACCTGTAACCACATTAAGTGATACCTCAGATAAAGACGATATTTTATGGACACGAGCATATGGGGATGAATACTGGGCTGATGCTACAACACCCCTTTTTTATGATGTAATGGGTAAAATGCTTACAGATTATGTTAATCATGAAGGCGCCCGTATAATGGGATATAAAGAAATAACAAACACTAAACTTTTAAAACTCCATAAATCAAGAGTTTATTTCAATACTTGGGTTTTAGAAAAAGCTTTTTCGTATTATCCCAAATTTGCAAGGTCTAAAGAGTTATTAAATTATTTCCCCCTTGAAGATCAAGAGAGAATATCCCGCTATCCATCAATACTACACAAAACATTAATATCTCAGATTTTAGTTGCTATTCGCGATCCAGATGGTATGATGCATCGGACAAATAAGGCCTATCTAAAATGGGCTAATGACTTTATGGAAAAATGCAGAGATTTTGATCAAACTGATTTATCCACACTGAGTGACTCGGATTTACTTCCTATTTATGATGATATTGAAAAATCGGGAATCAAACACTATCAATTGATAAGATATGGTATGGTTTCTCATTCTATAGCCACTAATCTTATGATAAAAAACTGGTTGGTGAAGTGGTTGGATGATAAAGATGGATCTCTTTATGCTGGTTTAATTTCAGGTTTAGATGATAATAAAACAGTGGAAATGAATATACGATTTTCTGATTTAGCTCAAATCATGAGAAAAGATCATTACTTATTACAAAAAATAAATGCCACCCCGGATTTAAGTTCTTTAGGTCAGACCGAGATTGAAGAATTGATCTCAATTAATGATAATTTTAAGAAAGATTTTGATTTGTTTATTGAAGATTACGGCCACAGATCCAATACTCGTGAAATATTGTATCCACGTTGGCAGGAAGATAAAGCCTACGTTTTAGAGGTTATTAAATTACTCTCCTCATCTGATTTGGATTTAAGAAAGAAAGAATTGGAAAGTCAAAGACATAGAGCTGAAACTGAAAAAAAAGTTTTCACTAGGATAAAAAAACAGAAAAGGGGTTATTTTAAAGCTAAAATATTTTCTGTGGTTTTAAATTTAGCTCAGACCTATTTAACATTCCGGGAAAATCAGAGATTTTATTTAGACCACCTGCTTTTCCGTCAAAGATTAATACTCAAAGAAATGGCAAAAAGATTGGTTTTGAAAAAAATTATTGCTGAAATTGACGATGCTTTTTTCCTTCATGAAAAAGAATTATTTTCTTTTTTTGATGGAGTTTCATCGGATAAAAGCATCCTTGAACTAATGGATGAAGTTCTTAAAAGGAAAAAGGAATTTTTTAGATACAAATCATCTCTTCCCCCTAAATTTTTAAAAAATGGAATCGAATTTGACGATACGGTTATGGAATATGGTAAAAATGCAGTTTACGGTGCAGCAGCAAGCCCCGGGACATTCCAAGGCATAGCTAGAATAATTGAATCCATTGAAGATCTTTCAAAACTTGAAGAAAATGAGATCCTCATTACCAGTAACACTGACCCTGCATGGACTGCAATCTTTTCAAAAATAGGTGGTCTTATCACAGAAACCGGAGGGATACTATCACACGGGGCCGTAATTTCCCGTGAATATAGGATACCAGCTGTAACTGCTGTTAAGGGAGCCACTAAAATTTTCAAGACAGGGAATGAATTAATTATAGATGGTAACGAAGGTACGGTTTATAAAAAAGAGTAA
- a CDS encoding DUF7065 domain-containing protein, with product MVDLETLKKQEEWNESYYFNFHDQKNDLTAFMRIGNKVNKNEKSMFFYLMSPNLTAGVKLESPCDSKPLKIGGLDYEEIEPNKWKIKYDGPIFSPLNKTKFKVKMDIIWESLNPIMDYVDCVDEKQTELSSNVASEHYEQFGKASGKIEIDSEKFEIDALGERDLSRGIRAWDSPKMWMWINSHFSNHESFNITKLSVEEGDIDAGYFYTGSKNVALIKSDISLKFNNKIPYKFSMTLFDKKGCEYLVKGEVVRFGMIPIDEKMLLIETLSRYNWNGKEGYGIAEFLIPNTPEN from the coding sequence ATGGTTGATTTAGAAACTCTTAAGAAACAAGAAGAATGGAATGAAAGCTATTATTTTAATTTTCATGACCAGAAAAATGATTTAACCGCTTTTATGCGCATTGGGAATAAGGTTAATAAAAATGAGAAATCAATGTTCTTCTACTTAATGTCACCTAACTTGACTGCTGGAGTTAAATTAGAATCCCCCTGCGATTCTAAGCCGTTAAAAATTGGTGGTTTAGATTATGAAGAAATTGAACCCAATAAATGGAAAATTAAATATGATGGCCCTATTTTTAGTCCATTAAATAAAACTAAATTTAAGGTTAAAATGGATATTATTTGGGAATCTTTAAATCCAATCATGGATTATGTGGATTGTGTTGATGAAAAACAAACAGAATTATCATCGAATGTGGCATCCGAACACTATGAACAATTTGGAAAAGCGTCTGGCAAAATTGAAATTGATAGTGAAAAATTTGAGATTGATGCCTTGGGAGAAAGAGATTTAAGTAGGGGAATAAGGGCTTGGGATTCTCCTAAGATGTGGATGTGGATTAATTCCCATTTTTCTAACCATGAATCTTTTAATATAACAAAACTTTCTGTAGAAGAAGGAGATATAGACGCAGGATATTTTTACACAGGTTCAAAAAATGTAGCATTAATAAAATCAGATATATCACTAAAATTTAATAATAAAATCCCTTATAAATTTTCAATGACTTTATTTGACAAAAAAGGATGTGAATACCTGGTAAAAGGAGAAGTGGTTCGATTTGGAATGATTCCCATTGATGAAAAAATGTTACTTATAGAAACTCTTTCCAGATATAATTGGAATGGTAAAGAGGGTTATGGCATAGCCGAGTTTTTAATTCCCAATACACCAGAAAATTAG
- a CDS encoding HEAT repeat domain-containing protein, which produces MLSDKKKKDREKRGEITQKDLQPYLNCSSDQLLILLNDSEAKKRTIAATILGKNHSNKFVIEMLCLSFKKEKALYSRIAISEALSNIGKSSVPYLVNLLGKIGSNQEKSLPEKYFNKKSYPLARDMAARTLVKIGNPATPYLIDVLEDGDDFEIQQALDALGGIAAKTSDHRALNSILKLVHTHNMDSLNEVTLWKVCRCLSGFKGSEKASRVLVDIIKTNPEDPIVWESVRSLGYIGITSMDINRLIENRANYEHPEIQKAVKNALAMINYI; this is translated from the coding sequence ATGTTAAGCGATAAAAAAAAGAAGGATAGGGAAAAACGAGGTGAAATTACTCAAAAAGATCTCCAACCCTATTTAAACTGTTCTTCGGATCAATTACTCATCTTACTTAATGATAGTGAAGCGAAAAAAAGAACTATTGCTGCTACTATCTTAGGAAAAAACCATTCTAACAAATTTGTTATTGAAATGCTCTGTTTATCCTTTAAAAAAGAAAAAGCACTTTATTCTCGCATAGCCATATCTGAAGCTCTTTCAAATATAGGCAAAAGTAGTGTTCCTTATTTGGTTAATCTTCTGGGTAAAATTGGCAGCAATCAAGAAAAATCACTACCTGAAAAATACTTTAATAAAAAAAGTTACCCTTTAGCTAGAGACATGGCGGCCAGAACACTGGTAAAAATTGGAAACCCTGCCACGCCTTATTTGATCGATGTTCTGGAAGATGGTGATGATTTTGAAATACAACAAGCACTGGATGCTTTAGGGGGTATTGCTGCAAAAACAAGTGATCATCGAGCACTAAATTCGATTTTAAAACTAGTCCATACACATAATATGGATTCATTAAATGAAGTAACATTGTGGAAAGTATGTAGATGTTTAAGTGGTTTTAAGGGGAGTGAAAAAGCTTCTAGAGTATTAGTTGATATTATAAAAACAAATCCGGAAGACCCTATTGTCTGGGAATCTGTAAGGAGCTTAGGATATATTGGAATCACTTCAATGGATATAAACAGATTAATTGAAAATAGGGCGAACTATGAACATCCAGAGATACAAAAAGCTGTTAAAAATGCTTTAGCAATGATAAACTATATTTAA